A single genomic interval of Flectobacillus major DSM 103 harbors:
- a CDS encoding FGGY-family carbohydrate kinase yields the protein MNAIPVCAIFDIGKTNKKLFLFDEQYQIVWEKSTQLNETIDEDGDNCEDLPLLTSWILASWNEVLSQQQFDVQALNFSTYGASFVYVDKNGKVLTPLYNYLKPYTEVLKRQFYDTYGGEEVVAVKTASPVLGNLNSGMQIFRLKYQKPEIFQQVQHCLHLPQYFHSLFTGQYYSDITSIGCHTNLWDFRTNKYHEWTSIEKIETKLPTIFYSDKVVKVTKNNTTLAVGVGLHDSSSALIPYLINFQEPFVLLSTGTWSITLNPFNDTPLTYEELQYDCLCYMHYQGKPVKASRLFSGYEHEVQTKRLAEYFDTTNDYYKQVKYQPEIIERLKKTQNIVISEQGDKYSLLKNSLFTHRDLSTFVDYEEAYHQLILDIMTQQLISTELVIHNFPVKRVFVDGGFSKNPIFMNLLAAAFPEMEVFAASMAQASSLGAALAIHKHWNKKALPADLIDLKFYASQPLFLQK from the coding sequence ATGAACGCAATACCTGTATGTGCCATTTTTGATATTGGGAAAACCAATAAAAAACTTTTTCTTTTTGACGAACAATATCAAATTGTTTGGGAAAAAAGTACACAGCTGAACGAAACCATCGATGAAGATGGCGATAATTGTGAAGATTTGCCGCTATTGACTTCTTGGATTTTAGCAAGCTGGAACGAGGTTTTGTCTCAGCAACAGTTTGATGTACAAGCTCTTAACTTTTCTACTTATGGAGCAAGTTTTGTGTATGTTGATAAAAATGGTAAAGTACTTACACCTTTGTACAATTATCTAAAACCTTATACAGAGGTATTAAAAAGGCAGTTTTATGATACCTACGGCGGTGAAGAAGTTGTTGCCGTCAAAACTGCGTCGCCAGTATTGGGCAATCTCAATTCGGGTATGCAGATTTTTCGATTGAAATACCAAAAACCCGAGATATTTCAGCAAGTACAACATTGCTTACATTTGCCTCAGTATTTTCACTCGCTATTTACGGGACAATATTACTCTGATATTACCAGTATTGGATGTCATACCAATTTATGGGATTTTAGAACGAATAAATACCATGAGTGGACATCCATAGAAAAAATTGAAACAAAACTACCAACCATTTTCTATTCAGACAAAGTCGTGAAGGTAACCAAAAACAACACTACCTTAGCAGTAGGAGTGGGGCTTCATGATAGTTCGTCGGCTTTGATTCCTTATTTAATCAATTTTCAAGAACCATTCGTTCTATTGTCGACAGGTACTTGGAGTATTACATTAAACCCTTTCAACGATACACCTCTAACCTACGAAGAGCTGCAATACGATTGTTTGTGTTATATGCACTATCAAGGAAAGCCTGTCAAAGCTTCACGTTTGTTTTCGGGCTACGAACACGAAGTCCAGACCAAGCGTTTGGCCGAATATTTTGACACAACAAATGATTACTACAAACAGGTAAAATATCAGCCTGAAATTATTGAAAGACTAAAAAAAACGCAAAATATCGTAATTTCGGAGCAAGGAGATAAGTATTCTTTGTTAAAAAACTCCTTATTTACACACAGAGATTTATCAACCTTTGTAGATTATGAGGAAGCGTATCATCAATTGATACTAGATATTATGACGCAACAATTAATTTCGACAGAATTAGTGATTCATAATTTTCCTGTAAAAAGAGTATTTGTAGACGGAGGATTTAGCAAAAATCCTATTTTTATGAACCTATTGGCGGCTGCTTTTCCCGAAATGGAAGTATTTGCGGCTTCTATGGCACAAGCTAGCTCACTAGGAGCGGCTTTGGCTATTCATAAGCATTGGAACAAAAAGGCTTTACCTGCTGATTTAATAGATTTAAAATTCTATGCAAGCCAACCCCTCTTTTTGCAAAAATAG
- a CDS encoding TIM barrel protein: protein MLIESYKIASHNDALLKAHENKLAFTGSEVDNIEGIIQKLVDFQIAIPSWALGTGGTRFGRFAGGGEPRSIEEKIEDVGLLHALNKASGAISLHIPWDIPQDAKAIRTLAAQHGLTFDAVNSNTFQDQAQQEHTYKFGSLQNVNKVIRKQAIEHNIEVIKHGIELGSESLTVWLSDGSCFPGQLNFRKAYQNTLESLQEIYAALPDNWKIFVEYKAFEPNFYSMTVGDWGQSLSYARKLGDKAYTLVDLGHHLPNANIEQIVALLLMEEKLGGFHFNDSKYGDDDLTAGSIKPYQLFLIFNELVDGMDARGMNHAKDLGWMIDASHNVKDPLEDLLQSVEAIMIAYAQALSVNRHALEDAQANNDVARAQEILQNAFRTDVRAIVAEARLRAGAALNPLNLYRELKVRENLIQERGLKTVATGL, encoded by the coding sequence ATGCTAATCGAATCATACAAAATTGCAAGCCATAATGATGCCCTTTTGAAGGCTCATGAAAATAAATTGGCCTTTACTGGCTCGGAGGTAGACAATATCGAAGGTATTATCCAAAAACTCGTTGACTTCCAAATAGCTATTCCTTCATGGGCATTGGGAACAGGCGGTACTCGCTTTGGTCGCTTTGCAGGTGGGGGCGAACCTCGCTCTATCGAAGAAAAAATTGAAGATGTAGGCCTTCTTCATGCCCTTAATAAGGCTTCTGGAGCTATTTCTTTGCATATTCCTTGGGATATTCCTCAAGATGCCAAAGCTATCAGAACCCTTGCCGCTCAGCATGGTTTAACCTTTGATGCCGTAAACTCTAATACTTTTCAAGACCAAGCCCAACAAGAACATACCTATAAGTTTGGTTCTTTACAAAATGTAAATAAGGTTATTCGCAAGCAGGCCATTGAGCATAATATCGAAGTAATCAAACATGGTATTGAGCTTGGCTCTGAGTCGTTAACAGTTTGGTTGTCGGACGGTTCTTGTTTTCCGGGACAATTAAATTTTAGAAAGGCTTATCAAAATACCTTAGAAAGTTTGCAGGAAATCTACGCAGCATTGCCAGATAACTGGAAAATATTTGTTGAATATAAAGCTTTTGAGCCTAACTTTTATTCAATGACCGTAGGCGACTGGGGGCAATCGCTTTCGTATGCTCGTAAGCTGGGTGACAAAGCCTATACCTTGGTTGACCTAGGCCACCATTTGCCTAATGCCAATATCGAACAAATTGTGGCTTTGTTGTTGATGGAAGAAAAATTAGGGGGTTTTCACTTCAATGACTCAAAATATGGAGATGATGATTTGACAGCAGGTTCGATAAAACCTTACCAGTTGTTTTTGATTTTCAATGAGTTAGTAGATGGTATGGATGCCAGAGGTATGAATCATGCCAAAGATTTGGGCTGGATGATAGATGCCTCACACAACGTAAAAGACCCATTAGAGGATCTTTTACAGTCGGTAGAGGCTATTATGATAGCGTATGCTCAAGCTCTTTCGGTCAACAGACATGCTTTGGAAGATGCCCAAGCCAACAATGATGTGGCCAGAGCCCAAGAAATTTTACAAAATGCCTTCCGTACCGATGTAAGAGCTATTGTTGCCGAGGCTCGTTTGAGAGCAGGGGCGGCATTGAACCCCCTCAATCTATATCGTGAGCTAAAAGTAAGAGAAAACCTTATTCAAGAAAGAGGCCTCAAAACTGTAGCTACGGGCTTATAA
- the rhaM gene encoding L-rhamnose mutarotase, with amino-acid sequence MQKVAFKMQLHQGQQAEYQRRHDEIWPELVCLLKSIGVRDYSIFLDPQTYALFGVLSIENPALLDELPKHPVMQKWWKYMGDIMDANPDNSPVSIPMTSVFYLP; translated from the coding sequence ATGCAAAAAGTGGCTTTTAAGATGCAATTGCATCAAGGACAGCAGGCCGAATACCAACGCCGACACGACGAGATTTGGCCTGAATTGGTTTGTTTGCTCAAAAGTATTGGGGTAAGGGACTATTCGATTTTTTTAGACCCCCAAACGTATGCACTTTTTGGGGTGCTTTCTATCGAGAATCCCGCCTTGCTCGACGAACTTCCCAAGCACCCTGTTATGCAAAAATGGTGGAAATATATGGGCGACATCATGGATGCCAACCCCGACAACTCGCCTGTGAGTATTCCAATGACCAGTGTTTTTTATTTACCCTAA
- a CDS encoding bifunctional rhamnulose-1-phosphate aldolase/short-chain dehydrogenase, whose protein sequence is MTKISALTETAFKHVSYLWDESKAAELAGDEVALFIYRSNLLGADLRLTNYGGGNTSVKIQDTDPLTGKTTDVMWIKGSGGDIGTLKKSGCAALYVDRLRSLENVYKGIEFEDEMVELFNHCIFDLASKAPSIDTPLHGFLPFAHIDHLHPDAAIAIAAAKDGKKITEELFAGQIGWVGWQRPGFDLGLQLRACLEEAASRGIQLRGIMLGSHGLFTWGDTAYESYVNTLEVIEKCAEYLEANYGKNRPVFGGQKIESLPTEARNLQAAKVAPILRGFCSSERKMIGHFTDDIRVLEFINSNDLAKLAPLGTSCPDHFLRTKISPLVLELAPDQDLTDVAAIKAQLTPAFEAYRAMYTEYYNTCKHDNSPAMRDPNPVVILYPGVGMFTFSKDKTTARLASEYYINAVNVMKGAEAVSEYTSLPRQEAFDIEYWLLEEAKLQRMPKPKALSGRVALITGSAGGIGKAIAKRFAEEGACVIINDINQERLEGAKAEFIKTFGKDAVASTLLNVTSQESTEKALDAACLAFGGVDIVVNNAGISISKSIAEHSLEEWDRLYDILVKGQFIVSQAGIAVMRKQGFGGDIINIVSKNAVVAGPNNPGYGSAKSAQAHLTRLMAAELGADKIRVNTVNPDAVISDSNIWAGGWAEGRAKAYGITVAELPAYYAKRTLLNEIILPEDIANACFAFVGGLLNKSTGNALNVDGGVAMGFYR, encoded by the coding sequence ATGACAAAGATTTCAGCTTTAACCGAAACGGCTTTCAAACATGTAAGCTACCTATGGGACGAGAGCAAGGCTGCCGAATTGGCTGGCGATGAAGTAGCTCTTTTTATTTATCGCTCCAATTTGCTGGGTGCCGACCTTCGCCTTACCAATTATGGTGGTGGCAATACCTCAGTCAAAATTCAGGATACTGACCCACTTACGGGCAAGACTACCGATGTTATGTGGATTAAAGGTTCGGGAGGAGATATAGGTACTTTGAAAAAATCGGGATGTGCCGCTTTGTATGTAGATAGACTTCGCTCGTTGGAGAATGTTTATAAAGGTATTGAGTTTGAAGATGAGATGGTAGAGTTGTTTAACCACTGTATATTCGATTTAGCATCAAAAGCACCATCTATCGACACGCCTTTACATGGGTTTTTGCCTTTTGCTCATATCGACCACCTTCACCCCGATGCAGCTATTGCAATTGCTGCTGCCAAAGATGGTAAAAAAATTACAGAAGAATTGTTTGCCGGACAAATCGGCTGGGTGGGTTGGCAACGTCCGGGCTTCGACTTGGGCTTGCAGTTGCGAGCTTGTTTAGAAGAAGCCGCTTCTCGTGGTATTCAATTGCGAGGGATTATGTTGGGGTCGCATGGTTTGTTTACTTGGGGCGATACTGCCTACGAAAGTTATGTCAATACCCTTGAGGTAATCGAAAAATGTGCAGAATATTTAGAAGCCAATTACGGGAAAAATCGTCCAGTTTTTGGTGGACAAAAAATAGAGAGTTTACCCACCGAAGCACGTAACTTACAGGCGGCTAAAGTTGCTCCAATTTTGAGAGGATTCTGTTCGTCGGAAAGAAAAATGATTGGACACTTTACCGACGATATAAGGGTATTGGAGTTTATCAATTCTAACGATTTGGCCAAATTAGCTCCATTAGGAACGTCGTGTCCTGATCACTTTTTGCGTACCAAAATATCACCTTTGGTATTGGAATTAGCTCCCGACCAAGATTTGACCGATGTAGCAGCTATCAAAGCACAGCTTACGCCAGCATTTGAAGCATACCGTGCTATGTACACCGAGTATTACAATACTTGCAAGCACGACAACTCGCCAGCCATGCGTGATCCAAATCCTGTGGTGATTTTGTACCCAGGAGTGGGTATGTTCACTTTCTCGAAAGATAAAACTACGGCTCGTTTAGCATCAGAATACTATATCAATGCTGTAAATGTAATGAAAGGAGCAGAGGCCGTGTCTGAGTACACATCTTTGCCACGCCAAGAAGCTTTTGATATTGAATACTGGCTGTTGGAAGAAGCCAAATTGCAGCGTATGCCTAAACCAAAGGCATTGTCGGGACGAGTAGCTTTGATTACGGGTTCGGCTGGAGGTATCGGAAAGGCTATCGCCAAGCGTTTTGCCGAAGAAGGTGCTTGTGTGATTATTAACGATATTAATCAAGAGCGTTTGGAAGGGGCTAAAGCCGAGTTTATCAAAACATTTGGTAAAGATGCCGTTGCAAGTACATTGTTGAACGTAACAAGTCAAGAAAGTACCGAAAAGGCTTTAGATGCAGCTTGTTTGGCTTTTGGTGGGGTCGACATCGTTGTAAACAATGCAGGTATTAGTATTTCAAAATCTATTGCCGAGCATTCGCTAGAAGAATGGGATAGGCTCTATGATATTTTGGTAAAAGGGCAGTTTATTGTTTCGCAGGCTGGTATTGCTGTTATGCGTAAGCAAGGATTTGGAGGCGATATTATCAATATTGTTTCTAAAAATGCTGTAGTGGCAGGCCCCAATAACCCAGGTTATGGCTCGGCCAAATCGGCACAGGCTCATTTAACTCGCTTGATGGCGGCTGAATTAGGTGCTGACAAAATCCGCGTGAATACCGTAAACCCCGATGCCGTTATTTCGGATTCTAATATCTGGGCTGGTGGCTGGGCCGAAGGCCGTGCCAAGGCTTATGGTATTACAGTAGCCGAATTGCCCGCTTATTATGCCAAACGTACATTGCTCAACGAAATAATTTTGCCAGAAGATATTGCCAATGCTTGCTTTGCCTTTGTTGGTGGGCTGCTCAATAAGTCGACAGGCAATGCCCTGAATGTAGATGGTGGCGTAGCAATGGGCTTTTATCGTTAA
- the trxA gene encoding thioredoxin, with amino-acid sequence MKNNDNNLEKLILGKTPILVDFFAEWCQPCRTLAPILNGLAKQLGDGIIVFKVDVDKKPQIAKAYRVQSMPTLLLFQQGKLLWRHTGVVSKQQLEQVIKSMTIKPYLLQ; translated from the coding sequence ATGAAGAATAATGATAATAATTTAGAGAAGCTTATTTTGGGTAAAACTCCCATATTAGTGGATTTCTTTGCAGAGTGGTGTCAGCCTTGCCGAACCTTAGCACCTATACTCAATGGTTTGGCCAAACAACTAGGCGATGGTATTATTGTATTCAAAGTAGATGTCGATAAAAAGCCCCAAATAGCAAAAGCCTATCGGGTACAAAGTATGCCTACTTTACTGTTGTTTCAACAAGGTAAATTACTTTGGCGACATACTGGCGTGGTGTCAAAACAGCAGTTAGAGCAAGTAATAAAATCTATGACCATTAAACCTTACCTGCTCCAATAA
- a CDS encoding replication initiation protein encodes MKIEKREQALDSVTKDPYRIVKGNPLIEARFELTPTQTKLFIYMLSLLDISKESFVPLTITVKDFQKFTGVEGGSLYSHLQQEVKKMIDKKVYYKDDRIELDSHLISGYVYFKKEGYFVLEFPNLLKPFLLQLKENFTVLDIRNILRLDSAYAMRFYEICKEKERLGAFEFEIDKLKQMFNIENKYKNYFDFKMKVVVQAQNELMKNSELYFEFTEIKQGKKVVKLRFVVKKNKLEELEEIPLVEQISATFKEAPIIEPLIEATPDVNEILLAQVKEYSIAAQTIDSWLAEVSVEQIQLAIDYVKQELQTNKKIKNIGGYLTKLVKSPDLMDAKKEKEKQQAQKLKQDAEKRQAAKNQQSLQQHKDQLMHEYTLAKKAFANQIFGQHPDLYMAILERLSGNLLGSMQYESYLLFCQNQVSFASFVDFFNQGTGFYGIVMNILEAEFAGFAEIRKIFTQKAQALGLTLGY; translated from the coding sequence ATGAAAATTGAGAAACGGGAACAAGCTTTGGACAGCGTAACCAAAGACCCATACAGAATAGTGAAGGGTAACCCTTTAATTGAAGCAAGATTTGAGCTGACCCCTACTCAGACCAAATTATTTATATACATGCTGTCGTTGTTGGATATTAGCAAAGAAAGTTTTGTTCCACTCACAATAACCGTAAAAGATTTCCAGAAATTTACAGGTGTAGAAGGCGGAAGCCTCTACTCGCATTTGCAGCAAGAAGTCAAAAAAATGATAGACAAAAAAGTGTATTATAAAGATGACAGAATCGAGCTGGATTCGCACCTAATTAGCGGTTATGTGTATTTCAAGAAAGAAGGATATTTTGTACTGGAGTTTCCAAACCTGCTTAAACCGTTTCTTTTGCAGCTGAAAGAGAACTTTACCGTTTTGGATATTCGTAATATTTTGCGGCTCGATAGTGCTTATGCCATGCGGTTTTATGAAATATGCAAAGAAAAAGAACGTTTGGGTGCATTTGAATTTGAGATAGATAAACTCAAACAAATGTTTAATATCGAAAATAAATACAAAAACTATTTCGATTTCAAAATGAAAGTGGTGGTTCAGGCACAAAATGAACTCATGAAAAACTCGGAATTATACTTTGAATTTACCGAAATAAAGCAAGGTAAGAAAGTAGTAAAATTACGATTTGTGGTGAAGAAAAATAAACTAGAAGAGTTAGAAGAGATTCCTCTGGTAGAACAAATTTCTGCAACTTTCAAAGAAGCTCCTATCATAGAACCATTGATAGAGGCGACTCCAGACGTAAACGAAATATTGTTGGCACAAGTAAAAGAATACAGTATTGCGGCACAAACCATTGATAGTTGGCTTGCTGAGGTGTCGGTTGAACAAATACAATTGGCAATAGATTATGTAAAACAAGAATTACAAACCAACAAAAAAATTAAAAATATTGGAGGGTATTTGACCAAGCTTGTCAAAAGCCCCGACCTCATGGATGCCAAAAAAGAAAAGGAAAAGCAACAAGCCCAAAAGTTGAAGCAAGATGCCGAAAAACGTCAAGCAGCCAAAAATCAGCAAAGTTTACAACAACACAAAGACCAGCTAATGCACGAGTATACATTGGCTAAAAAAGCATTTGCCAATCAAATATTTGGCCAACATCCCGACTTATATATGGCTATTCTGGAAAGGCTGAGCGGTAATTTATTGGGGTCAATGCAGTATGAAAGTTATTTGTTGTTTTGCCAAAATCAAGTTAGTTTTGCCTCGTTTGTTGATTTTTTCAATCAAGGAACAGGGTTTTATGGCATTGTTATGAATATTTTGGAAGCTGAATTTGCAGGTTTTGCCGAGATACGGAAAATTTTTACACAAAAAGCCCAGGCATTGGGGCTTACCTTAGGCTATTGA
- a CDS encoding ParA family protein translates to MITQELVLKFLRHNPALSVLTVEKEASLPKGTLTKAISGERNLNERHLTALLPVFIKYGYSPTLYQHARVISIINHKGGVGKTTTTGSLGEALARKGFNVLLIDMDPQGNLSQILGVDNPQKQVVDALLKPEELPIINIANNLDLSPSDIDLAKAEIELIVSLGGVSRLKNKLVPLMESYDYILIDCPPSLNALTSSALIASKSCLITLQPEISAVKGLNTLLDRISEVRTSWNPAIEIDGIVFTMVKKNSVHDGVKEHVRESMSQFRVFRTEIKHLVDFQKAQIEQSTISKFAENSEAAKLYRDFSEEFIQYLQIVK, encoded by the coding sequence ATGATTACACAAGAATTAGTCTTAAAATTTCTTCGACATAATCCAGCTCTATCTGTTTTAACAGTTGAAAAAGAAGCCTCTTTGCCCAAAGGAACTTTAACAAAAGCTATTTCGGGCGAACGCAACTTGAACGAAAGGCATCTAACAGCTTTATTACCTGTATTTATCAAATATGGCTATTCGCCAACATTATACCAACACGCACGAGTTATCTCAATTATCAATCATAAAGGAGGCGTAGGCAAAACTACTACTACTGGTTCATTGGGCGAAGCATTAGCCAGAAAAGGATTTAATGTTTTGCTAATAGATATGGATCCACAAGGTAACTTATCTCAAATTTTGGGAGTCGACAACCCACAAAAACAAGTAGTAGACGCACTACTAAAGCCCGAAGAATTACCAATTATCAATATTGCCAATAATTTAGATTTGAGTCCATCTGATATAGACTTGGCCAAAGCCGAAATCGAACTGATTGTTTCATTGGGCGGAGTATCTCGTCTAAAAAATAAATTAGTACCACTGATGGAAAGCTACGATTATATTTTGATAGATTGTCCGCCATCGCTCAATGCTCTAACGTCGTCGGCACTAATAGCTTCAAAAAGTTGCTTGATTACCCTACAACCCGAAATCTCGGCTGTAAAAGGTTTAAATACCTTGCTAGATAGAATATCGGAAGTAAGGACAAGCTGGAATCCAGCCATTGAAATAGATGGAATAGTGTTTACGATGGTCAAGAAAAATTCGGTACACGATGGCGTAAAAGAACACGTTCGGGAAAGTATGTCGCAGTTTAGGGTATTTAGAACAGAAATAAAACATTTGGTAGATTTTCAGAAAGCACAAATCGAGCAAAGCACGATTTCTAAGTTTGCCGAAAATTCGGAAGCAGCCAAACTTTATCGTGACTTTTCGGAGGAGTTTATTCAATATTTACAAATTGTAAAATAA